A single Bifidobacterium scardovii JCM 12489 = DSM 13734 DNA region contains:
- a CDS encoding Gfo/Idh/MocA family protein: MSRLNGRRAEAEAQGLKVNVAILGAGGIARSMATTLTAMAADPRYGGLVAPYAVAARDGGRAAAFAERYGFPVSYGSYEELLADPDVDLVYIATPHALHAEQGIACLNAGKNILVEKSFTANARQAKELLAAAEASGLLCTEAIWTRYMPSRGIIDGIVASGVIGEVRSIAANLCYPVSAKARMSDPAMAGGALLDVGVYPLNFIDMVMGGHGEVPIDRLTTAMTPYGTGVDAQNSTTLFYGNGVMAVSSSSMIASSDRCGSIWGDKGYVVCQNINNVEAIDVYGTDHQVAAHYDVPEQLTGYEYQVASAANAILDGRTECAEMPHADTLRIMELMDALRAEWGLRYPFE; encoded by the coding sequence ATGAGCAGACTCAACGGCAGGCGGGCCGAGGCGGAAGCGCAGGGGCTGAAGGTCAACGTGGCGATTCTCGGCGCGGGCGGGATCGCGCGTTCGATGGCCACGACGCTGACCGCGATGGCGGCGGATCCCCGCTATGGCGGTCTGGTCGCGCCCTACGCGGTGGCTGCGCGCGACGGCGGCCGCGCCGCGGCGTTCGCCGAGCGGTACGGCTTCCCGGTCTCGTACGGCTCCTACGAGGAGCTGCTCGCGGATCCCGACGTGGATCTGGTGTACATCGCGACGCCGCACGCGCTGCACGCCGAGCAGGGCATCGCCTGCCTGAACGCCGGCAAGAACATTCTGGTCGAGAAGTCATTCACCGCCAACGCCAGGCAGGCCAAGGAGCTGCTGGCCGCGGCCGAGGCGAGCGGACTGCTGTGCACGGAGGCGATCTGGACGCGCTACATGCCCTCACGCGGCATCATCGACGGCATCGTGGCCTCCGGCGTCATCGGCGAGGTGCGGTCGATCGCGGCGAATCTGTGCTATCCGGTGAGCGCCAAGGCCCGCATGTCCGATCCGGCGATGGCCGGCGGCGCGCTGCTGGATGTCGGCGTGTACCCGCTGAATTTCATCGACATGGTGATGGGCGGGCACGGGGAGGTGCCGATCGACCGCCTGACAACTGCAATGACGCCGTACGGGACCGGCGTCGACGCGCAGAACTCCACCACCCTGTTCTACGGCAACGGCGTGATGGCGGTCTCCTCGTCGTCGATGATCGCGTCCTCCGACCGCTGCGGCTCCATCTGGGGCGACAAGGGGTACGTGGTGTGCCAGAACATCAACAACGTCGAGGCGATCGACGTGTACGGCACCGACCATCAGGTGGCGGCGCACTACGACGTGCCCGAACAGCTGACCGGCTACGAATATCAGGTGGCCTCCGCCGCGAACGCGATTCTGGACGGTCGTACCGAATGCGCCGAAATGCCGCATGCGGACACCCTGCGCATCATGGAGCTCATGGACGCGCTGCGCGCCGAATGGGGCCTGCGCTACCCGTTCGAGTAG
- a CDS encoding DNA polymerase III subunit epsilon translates to MTNTAPPVDRTWLTAAKDDIDPWATAMPSDADGRAIDWQWVRSLDLEHGIGCAGDPDLQPGAERDARELLKRDYAVRDRLEAIIAQCNTAFMADFDRLIPSYRLPRALAYANRRLNDEIALLVERGVQEHRWTVTYERRQRVTVPVLRALDAHDALDDVQDRTAEIVNGRAERRKYRRGQERAARRDMARANLSGVTAPGGSLTLFGEDQGHPERGSASGKAGARGEDAGPARRGSRGRAPASDWRDAYLPGRDVDAVMGIDIETTGTDPARVYIIDVGFEFMNMASPKPADADGDRQYRYEQDGYAAGDAYGQSRLAFGVPDRNARLGNPLIAKLTGIDVRERGASQGHRLFDEWPAAQRGLLARLERQPYVAHNATFEHGFFMLNVAGYAESYRAGDITIIDTLPMSRRWDPGAVPDAEHPYGNNTLDAYAKRQGALPADQSERHLGLEDAHIMLVAMKHHLAELRREGRGPWGADGVPGVGGKQCGRR, encoded by the coding sequence ATGACCAATACAGCGCCTCCCGTCGACCGCACCTGGCTCACCGCCGCCAAGGACGACATCGACCCATGGGCCACGGCCATGCCCTCGGATGCGGATGGGCGTGCCATCGACTGGCAATGGGTGCGTTCGCTCGACCTCGAACACGGCATCGGCTGCGCCGGGGACCCCGATCTGCAGCCGGGCGCCGAGCGCGATGCGCGCGAGCTGCTCAAGCGCGACTATGCCGTGCGCGACCGGCTCGAGGCGATCATCGCACAGTGCAATACGGCGTTCATGGCTGATTTCGACCGGTTGATCCCCTCGTATCGGTTGCCGCGCGCGCTGGCCTATGCGAACCGCCGCCTCAACGACGAGATCGCCCTGCTGGTGGAGCGGGGCGTGCAGGAGCATCGCTGGACCGTGACCTATGAGCGCCGCCAACGGGTCACCGTGCCGGTGCTGCGTGCCCTTGACGCGCATGACGCGCTCGACGACGTGCAGGACCGGACCGCCGAGATCGTCAACGGCCGCGCCGAACGGCGCAAGTACCGGCGAGGACAGGAGCGGGCGGCGCGCCGCGACATGGCCCGCGCGAATCTGAGCGGTGTGACGGCGCCAGGCGGATCGCTGACGTTGTTCGGCGAGGATCAGGGCCATCCCGAACGCGGCTCGGCATCCGGCAAGGCCGGTGCCCGGGGCGAAGACGCCGGGCCGGCGCGCCGGGGTTCCCGCGGCCGCGCCCCGGCCTCCGATTGGAGGGACGCCTATCTGCCGGGCCGCGACGTGGACGCGGTGATGGGCATCGACATCGAAACCACGGGCACCGATCCGGCGCGCGTGTACATCATCGACGTCGGGTTCGAGTTCATGAACATGGCGTCGCCCAAGCCTGCCGATGCCGACGGAGACCGGCAATACCGATACGAGCAGGACGGCTACGCGGCCGGTGACGCCTATGGCCAGTCGAGGCTCGCGTTCGGGGTGCCGGATCGCAACGCGCGGCTGGGCAACCCGCTGATCGCCAAGCTCACCGGCATCGACGTGCGGGAGCGCGGCGCCTCGCAGGGCCACCGGCTGTTCGACGAATGGCCGGCCGCGCAGCGCGGCCTGCTGGCCCGGTTGGAGCGGCAGCCGTACGTGGCGCACAATGCCACCTTCGAGCATGGCTTCTTCATGCTCAACGTCGCCGGGTACGCGGAAAGCTACCGCGCCGGCGACATCACGATCATCGACACGCTGCCGATGAGCCGTCGCTGGGATCCGGGGGCGGTCCCGGACGCCGAGCACCCATACGGCAACAACACGCTGGACGCCTATGCCAAACGGCAGGGGGCGCTTCCCGCGGATCAGTCCGAGCGGCACCTGGGGCTGGAGGACGCGCATATCATGCTCGTGGCGATGAAACATCATCTGGCCGAGCTGCGCCGCGAGGGGCGCGGCCCGTGGGGCGCCGACGGCGTGCCGGGCGTCGGCGGCAAGCAATGCGGCCGGCGCTGA
- a CDS encoding peptide deformylase — protein sequence MFGKNAKVDIALNRDVEQLIKTGGKEQILPIVQAGEPVLRQQTAAYAGQLSKRTLTKLIDAMHTTMIEAPGVGLAATQIGLGLALAVVEDHVRDDEDDPREIAEFPFHVIINPSYEPIGTETRSFYEGCLSFDGYQAVRRRWLDITARWQDEDGKSHEERLHGWPARIFQHETDHLSGELYIDKAEIRSLATTENLEDLWCEDPVPTEAAQELGFEI from the coding sequence ATGTTCGGAAAGAACGCCAAAGTGGACATCGCGCTCAACCGGGATGTCGAACAGCTCATCAAGACCGGTGGCAAGGAGCAGATCCTGCCGATCGTGCAGGCCGGCGAACCGGTGCTGCGCCAGCAGACCGCCGCCTATGCCGGGCAGCTGTCGAAGCGGACGCTCACCAAGCTCATCGACGCCATGCACACCACGATGATCGAGGCCCCCGGGGTTGGGCTGGCCGCCACGCAGATCGGCCTCGGCCTGGCGCTTGCGGTGGTGGAGGACCATGTGCGCGACGACGAGGACGATCCGCGTGAAATCGCGGAATTCCCGTTCCATGTGATCATCAACCCCAGCTATGAGCCGATCGGCACCGAAACGCGCAGCTTCTACGAAGGCTGCCTGAGCTTCGACGGCTATCAGGCCGTGCGCAGGCGCTGGCTCGACATCACCGCGCGCTGGCAGGACGAGGACGGCAAGTCGCATGAGGAGCGGCTGCATGGCTGGCCGGCGCGCATCTTCCAGCACGAGACCGATCATCTGAGCGGCGAGCTGTACATCGACAAGGCCGAGATCCGGTCCCTGGCCACCACCGAGAACCTCGAGGATCTGTGGTGCGAGGACCCGGTGCCGACCGAGGCGGCGCAGGAGCTCGGTTTCGAGATCTGA
- the glmM gene encoding phosphoglucosamine mutase encodes MPRMFGTDGVRGLANRDLTAQLALDLGDAAVRVLGDTGTQDDQPEGRRRALVGRDTRVSGDFLASALSAGMSAGGFDVIDAGIIPTPGIAYLTSVLNVEMGAVISASHNPMPDNGIKFFARGGFKLPDTKEDDIEAVLGQDWDRPTGAGVGRVSHDQTTATNLYIDHLVSTIAPLNDDQTQPKPLKGLKIVADCANGATSVVAPEALRRAGADVIVINASPDGYNINKNAGSTHPEQLQAMVKATDAVMGVAFDGDADRCLAVDEDGTMVNGDQIMGILARAKKREGKLKHDTLVVTVMSNLGLKLALKDMGIKTVETAVGDRYVLEEMLKGDYSLGGEQSGHVINREFATTGDGTLTALTLCNEVVRSGRSLKGLAADFPQLPQTLINVPNVDKKAASTNARIQAAVAHEEELLGDSGRVLLRPSGTEPLVRVMAEAATQAYADEVCTRLAKIVAEELAL; translated from the coding sequence ATGCCACGTATGTTCGGAACCGATGGTGTCCGTGGATTGGCCAACCGTGATCTGACCGCGCAGCTGGCGCTCGATTTGGGCGACGCCGCCGTGCGCGTGCTGGGGGATACCGGCACGCAGGACGATCAGCCCGAGGGGCGCCGCCGCGCGCTTGTCGGCCGCGATACCCGCGTCTCCGGCGATTTTCTGGCGTCGGCCCTGTCGGCCGGCATGTCGGCCGGCGGCTTCGACGTGATCGACGCGGGCATCATCCCGACCCCGGGCATCGCCTACCTGACTTCCGTGCTCAACGTCGAAATGGGTGCGGTGATCTCCGCCTCGCACAACCCGATGCCCGACAACGGCATCAAGTTCTTCGCGCGCGGCGGCTTCAAGCTGCCCGACACCAAGGAGGACGACATCGAGGCCGTCCTCGGCCAGGACTGGGACCGCCCGACCGGCGCCGGCGTCGGCCGCGTGAGCCACGACCAGACCACCGCCACCAACCTGTACATCGACCATCTGGTGTCCACCATCGCCCCGCTCAACGACGACCAGACCCAGCCCAAGCCGCTGAAGGGCCTGAAGATCGTGGCCGACTGCGCCAACGGCGCCACTTCCGTGGTGGCCCCCGAGGCCCTGCGCCGCGCCGGCGCCGACGTGATCGTGATCAACGCCTCGCCGGACGGCTACAACATCAACAAGAACGCCGGTTCCACCCACCCGGAGCAGCTGCAGGCCATGGTCAAGGCCACCGACGCCGTGATGGGCGTGGCCTTCGACGGCGACGCCGACCGCTGCCTCGCGGTGGACGAGGACGGCACCATGGTCAACGGCGATCAGATCATGGGCATTCTGGCCCGCGCCAAGAAGCGCGAGGGCAAGCTCAAGCACGACACGCTCGTGGTCACCGTGATGAGCAACCTGGGCCTGAAGCTCGCGCTCAAGGACATGGGCATCAAGACCGTGGAGACCGCCGTGGGCGACCGCTACGTGCTTGAGGAGATGCTCAAAGGCGACTATTCGCTCGGCGGCGAGCAGTCCGGGCACGTCATCAACCGCGAGTTCGCCACCACCGGCGACGGCACCCTGACCGCCCTGACGCTGTGCAACGAGGTCGTCAGGTCGGGCAGGAGCCTCAAGGGGCTCGCCGCCGACTTCCCGCAGCTGCCGCAGACGCTGATCAACGTGCCGAACGTGGACAAGAAGGCCGCCTCGACCAATGCCCGCATCCAGGCCGCCGTGGCGCACGAGGAGGAGCTGCTGGGCGATTCCGGCCGCGTGCTGCTGCGTCCCTCCGGCACCGAGCCGCTGGTGCGCGTGATGGCCGAGGCCGCCACGCAGGCCTACGCGGACGAGGTGTGCACCCGCCTGGCCAAGATCGTGGCCGAGGAACTGGCCCTGTAG
- a CDS encoding glycoside hydrolase family 36 N-terminal domain-containing protein has protein sequence MSCACSTGGELAHIYFGHALLDGTIAEEMDVNQQAPTTKDTDDAYSLEDVHLEYPAAGSGDLNPAVPTITDHRGSHVARLLYAGHRVIDGKPDLGDMPSTYVEHPGEAKTLEITLADERLGLSVQLLYTIYAALPVITRSVKVTATARSSSTPGSPSIWTWTRASRASWPTTRTTSASRCW, from the coding sequence ATGTCATGCGCGTGCTCGACGGGGGGCGAACTCGCCCACATATACTTCGGCCACGCGCTGCTCGACGGAACGATCGCCGAGGAGATGGACGTCAACCAGCAGGCGCCGACGACCAAGGACACCGATGACGCCTACTCGCTGGAGGACGTGCACCTGGAATACCCGGCGGCGGGTTCCGGAGATCTGAACCCGGCCGTGCCGACCATCACCGACCACCGCGGATCGCATGTGGCCCGGCTGCTGTACGCGGGCCATCGGGTCATCGACGGCAAGCCGGATCTCGGCGATATGCCGTCGACCTACGTCGAGCATCCCGGCGAGGCGAAGACGCTGGAGATCACGCTCGCCGACGAGCGGCTGGGCCTGTCCGTGCAGCTGCTGTACACGATCTACGCCGCGCTGCCGGTCATCACGCGCAGCGTGAAGGTCACCGCCACCGCCCGATCGTCATCAACACCTGGGAGTCCATCCATATGGACATGGACGAGGGCAAGCCGTGCGAGCTGGCCGACGACGCGCACGACCTCGGCGTCGAGATGCTGGTGA
- a CDS encoding GH36 C-terminal domain-containing protein — MVVSKDRTEALVGYYRNRVGVGLMPYRLRLAGLDRTAAYGIEEIGFDTNPWRTRHGDELEKVGLMLLDRSNGDWGSSIPTGDNLSRLFHLQAVQDQD, encoded by the coding sequence ATGGTGGTCTCGAAGGACCGCACGGAGGCGCTGGTCGGTTACTACCGTAACCGCGTCGGCGTCGGTCTGATGCCCTACCGCCTGCGGCTGGCCGGTCTCGACCGCACCGCCGCCTACGGCATCGAGGAGATCGGGTTCGACACCAATCCGTGGCGCACCCGTCACGGCGACGAGCTGGAGAAGGTCGGGCTCATGCTGCTCGACCGCTCCAACGGCGATTGGGGTTCGTCCATCCCGACCGGCGACAACCTGTCGCGGCTGTTCCACCTGCAGGCGGTGCAAGACCAAGACTGA